The DNA window AAACACCTGCGTTTCTCCGGTCTGCAATGCCCGTCTCACCAGCGGCAGCCCCCGATGGACCACTTCTGCAGATAATGCTTTGTACTGGGGTAACTCCTGATACGCTTTACCATCCGTGGATATGCCTTGAATTGCCGGATTACCTCCTTCAGCGGCCCTCGCATCCAGAATGGTGCCATTCTCACCAACTCGAAACATCAGGTCCGGTATCGCATTCAGGAGGGCGCGTTTCTCCGCTTCCCTTTCCGTAAGCTCGCGCTGCGACTTATCCAATGATGCCAGCATGCCATTGATAGCCCCACCCAATCTCGATAGCTCATCCTCTCCTTTGACGGCGACCCGCTCGGTCAGATCACCGGTGTCACGTACCCTGTCTACGCCTTTGCTGAGGCCGAGCAAACGGGAGAGGATAACCCTGTTCATCAGGATAATGACCACCAGGGCAAACATCACAAATGCTGCTGCAAGATAGACTATGAGCCAGTAGACCGTTTGCTGTCCCTGATGGTAGATATCGCGGTTCATGTCTGCTCTGATTATCATCGCGGGATTGCCGTAGATATCCATCAACAAGCCGTATCCGGCCACGGTGTCCTTGTCCAATGGTTGGGTGATAACAGGTACCTCATCCGACAGCAGGGCCTTTGCGGCCGAGAAGTCGTCGGGCATCTGTGGATCATCCAGGCGATACAAGCCGAGAGACAGATGTGTCTGCGCTGCCAGCCTCTCCACCTCGGCATCATCAAGAAAGCGGGCAAAGATCAGCCTGCCCAAGATGGAGCTGCCTGGCAACATGGCGCTCTCAACAGCGTAAGGGTAGGATTGGACAAGCAGGGTGTCTTCCGGGAGAACCAGTATCCCTGTTACAGCGGTAGTGTCTATTTGCGGAGGTATTGAAATCGGGCTGTTGCCCCCAAGCACTTCCATCAGGCCGGGGACAGAGACTAATTGTATTGACTCATGCGTCTCCAGGTTGTATCCGATGCCAGCAGGGGGCATGCCGGACATGACAAAGATAACGTAATTGATCCCCATGACGGCAAAGGCTGGTTCGGTGATATTGATCTTCATGTGCATCTCTCCATTCTCATCCATGACCATGGAGAAGTTCTTGGCATCAGCCGTGGCTTTGCTAAAGGTGATGCTCATGCTGGAGAAGTCGTTAGACAGGGCGCTCACGGCCCGTTGAGTGTTCTGAGTGGTGTTCTGCTTTTCCAGGACAGTGAAACGCTTCATCAGGATGGTCTCCGAGACAGCAAACGTGATGGCAAGCGCAGCCGCAAAGACAACACAAATCATTATTATGGCTTTCCTACGCAGTGTCATCGGGGCACCTCCTGATCATACATTCCACAGGCCTTCAATCTTCGAACTTAAACCCTTTCTTAGCAAAGACCCCCAGGCAAGCACTGACC is part of the Chloroflexota bacterium genome and encodes:
- a CDS encoding diguanylate cyclase — encoded protein: MTLRRKAIIMICVVFAAALAITFAVSETILMKRFTVLEKQNTTQNTQRAVSALSNDFSSMSITFSKATADAKNFSMVMDENGEMHMKINITEPAFAVMGINYVIFVMSGMPPAGIGYNLETHESIQLVSVPGLMEVLGGNSPISIPPQIDTTAVTGILVLPEDTLLVQSYPYAVESAMLPGSSILGRLIFARFLDDAEVERLAAQTHLSLGLYRLDDPQMPDDFSAAKALLSDEVPVITQPLDKDTVAGYGLLMDIYGNPAMIIRADMNRDIYHQGQQTVYWLIVYLAAAFVMFALVVIILMNRVILSRLLGLSKGVDRVRDTGDLTERVAVKGEDELSRLGGAINGMLASLDKSQRELTEREAEKRALLNAIPDLMFRVGENGTILDARAAEGGNPAIQGISTDGKAYQELPQYKALSAEVVHRGLPLVRRALQTGETQVFEIQVPLDGDAAFYEARVAASSKNEALVMVRDITERKRVQKRLEYVSSHDVLSGLYNRAYFEEEFARLERGRSFFPVSIVMADVDGMKAVNDTYGHEAGDVLLQRAAAVLMAAFRSEDVVSRIGGDEFAVMLPGADRSTAEKALARVRQILAIHNNNTQGSPLILSIGVATGEEGCKLAEVMREADNRMYQEKQAKKAGIRNAGA